The nucleotide sequence ACAAGGTCGGCGTGTCGCGGATGACCGTATCAAATGCATTCTCCCGTCCGGACCAGCTCTCGCCCGCTCTCCGGGAGAAGATTTTTGCTGTTGCGGACAGCCTTGGGTACACGGGCCCCGACCCGGCGGCTCGGGCCCTTAAGCGCGGGAGCACGGGGGCGTTCGGGCTCCTTATTCCGTCTTCGCTTCCCTTCGCTTTTCAGACCCAGGTCAGAACCGAATTTCTTTCTGCGGTTGCCGCCGAACTCGCCTCGACAGGGCTGGCCATGACACTGCTGCCCTCCACTGGCAATGAAGCGGGCACGGCAGAAGTTGTGCCCGCCCGCGATGTCGCGGTCGACGGAGTGATTGTCTACGGTTGCCCCCCGGGCTCCGAGGCAGTCAAGTGCGTACGTGCCCGAGGCATTCCGCTGGTCTACGTCGATCAGGAACCCGTCGAGACAATCCCAAGCGTAAATCTGGACAATTATGGCGGTGCCTACTCTGCTGCCAGCCACCTGACGGACTTGGGGCACCGGGATGTCGGCATACTCACCTTCCGGACCGATGCACGCTCTCTCCCGCGTTATACCGAGAGCGAGCGGGAACGCGGATGGAGGGATGCGCTGGCGGCCGCCGGCGTCACACCGGTAGAAGCCACTGTGCTGGGAGACAGCAGCGACCAGGGGCTGGAAGTTGCGCGCCGGATGCTTGAGGAAAACCCCGGACTGACGGCTGTCCTGTGCTACTCGGACCTCATTGGAGAGTCTGTGTATGCGGCTGCCGCAGCCACCGGGCGTCGGATTCCGTTCGATCTGTCTGTAGTCGGCTTCGATGACAGCCCAACTGCCCGTTTGCTGAGCCCCCCGCTCACCACGGTGCACCAGGATGTTTTCGCCAAGGGGACGGTCGCGGTGGCGGCCATGACCACTGCCGTGCGGAGGCAGCGCTCACCGGGCGGAGACAAACACGTCATCCTTCCTGCACCTCTTGTTGTCCGCGGCAGCACGTCTGCGCCATAGTCGGGTTAGGTTGCCCTCGTCGTGAGGGCTTGCGGGGCTGACTCCATGGCGCGTCTCGCGCCCGCCGAATCACCTTTTGCCACGGCCGTGAAGACGGCCTCATGGTGTTCGATCACCTGCCTCCGGTGGGCCGGTAAGGCGAAACGTTCATCGCGGACAGCTTGCAGCAGGTAGCCCATTTCGCGGGTCAGGCCGGGAAGAAAGGCATTGCCTGCCGACTGCAGGAGAGCCTTGTGGAAGACCAGGTCTTCGCTGACGAGGGCTTCGACGTCCCCGCAGGCCTCTGCCTCCTCCATCCTGAGCAGTGATGCGCGCATCAGGTCGAGGTCGTTCTCGCTGCGGCGGACAGCAGCCAGCTCTGCGGCGCCGGCCTCGAGCAGGGTGCGCAGCTCCAGCACCGAACCAACCAGGGAGTCCGACAGCCCGCGCGACCCGCCGCTGTAGTGGGCGCGTTGTATTGCCCCAAAACTGGTCCACTCTTCGGTCGGGTTCACAAATGTACCCTGCCCTCGCCTGATGGTTACAACGTTTTGAACGCAGAGGATCCTGATCGCCTCCCTGACCGTCAGTCGGCTCACCTTGGATGTTCGTGCAATTTCTGCCTCGCAGGGCAGGGGCTCATGCGGCCGCAGTTCTTCCGCGGCGATGCGGTTCAACAACTCATTTGCTACACCGTCCGCAAGGTATGTATTCACAGCTGCTCCGGGTGGTCGGCGCTCCCAAAGGACACGCCACCGAAAAAGGCCGCCCCTGACACCGGCGGGGGTGCCGATGCCAGGGGCGGTCCTGGCTCCTATTAATCTGTAGCTGACTTGTCCTGGTCCATGGCGGCGTGGCCCCGGAGAGACAACAGTGCCGTCAGCCCGACCACGCAGGCTGCGAGGACGAAGTAGTACGGGGACCGCAGATCGCCGGTCAGGTTGACCAGAAGGGCGGCAGCGAGCGGCGCGGTGCCTCCCGCGATCAGCACTGAGAGGTTGGTCGCCAAGGCGGTTCCGGTGTACCGGACCTCATCCGGGAAGAGCCTCGGGGTGAGGGTGAAAGATGCGACCTGGAGGAAGGCCATGTTCACCATGATGAGCGCATAAGCGGCCGTGGCAATGGCCAGGTTGCCGAGGTTCATCAGTGCCAGGGCGGGGTAGGTGAGAACTGCGTAGCCGATGACGCCGATGAGGGCGACTTTCATGACGCCGATGCGGTCTGCGAGGCGGCCCGTGAATGGCATGAGGAGGACGGCGAAGAGCGTGACTCCGGCGGTGATCCAGAATACGGCGCGGTTGGGGTAGTGCAGGTTTGCCACGAGGTAGATGGCGATGAACGTTGAACCGATATAGGCGGCACCCTGGACGGCGATTCCGATGCCGATGGCTTTCAGCAACGCTCCAGGGTCGGAGCGAAGTGCGGTAACCAGCGGGAAGGCGTGCTTGCCGCTGTGCTTGACGTCCCGGTCAATATCGGGGAGCTTCCGGCGGACGACGTAGCAGATGATGGTCAGGGGCAGGCCGATGAGGAACGGGATGCGCCATCCCCACCCGCTGAGGGCTTCGTCGCTGAGCAGTCCCGCGACGATGCCCACCGCCGCGGAGGCAATAGCGAAGCCGCCGTTGGTTCCCATGGGTATGAAGGCGCCGTAGCGTGCCCGCTTGCCCGCGGGGGCGTTTTCCGAGATGACCGTCGCGGCTCCGCCGACCTCGCCGCCCGCAAAGAACCCTTGGGCCAGACGCACGATCAGGAGAAGAATGGGGGCGAGAATGCCGACCAGCGAGTATGTGGGCAGCAGGCCGACGGCCGTGTTGGCGAGCCCGATTCCGATGATGGTGATCAGCAGGGCTTTGCGCCGGCCGAACCGGTCCCCGACCCATCCGAACACGATTCCGCCCAGGGGCCGCACCACGTAGGAGAGGGCGAAGACGGCAAGGGTGGACAGCAGCGCCGCGACCGGGTCCTGGGTGGGGAAGAAAAGCGGGGCGATGATGGTCGCCACGTAGCCGTACAGGGCGTAGTCGTAATACTCAATGAGCGTACCGACACCGCTGGCCACCATGACGCGGCGTACGGCTGACGGGCTGAGCCTGTCGGATCCGGCGCTTACCTTCTGCGTAGTGTGTTGATCTTGGAGCATCATTGCTCTGTGCCTTTCGTGTGGTGACCGGGCGTTATTCGATGCCGGCGGTAGCGAGCAGGAGCCGCATGCGGTGGGCGGCAAGGTCCGGATCAGGGAAAAGGCCGAGCTGGTCGGCGCCGACAAACAGGTCGGTGAGGTGCTGGAGGGACCGGCACCCTTCACGGCCTGTGACCTGGCGGAAATGGTTCTGGTGGCCGGAGAGCCATGCGATGAACACGGTTCCGGTCTTGTAGCGGTCGGCAGGGGGTTCGAACATTTTAACGGCGAAAGGGATGGTGCTGTTCATGACTTCCCGGAAACGGTTCTCGTCGCCCTTGTCCAATGCTGCGAAGGCCTGGGAGGCGATGGGGCCGATGGGGTCCAGCACGCCGAGCAGACCATGGGAGTGGGTTTTCCCGTTGCCGAGGAGGAGATCAGTGTAGCCGTAGTCGTCACCGGTGAAAACTTCAACGTCGGCCGGGACGAGGGAACGGAACTCCTCTTCGAAGGCCGCGTCGAGGAGGCTGAACTTGACGCCGCGGACCTTGCCGGGGTCTTCGGCGAGCATGGTCAGCACCACGCGCATGGCTTCGCGGGGGTCGTCGTGTCCCCAGTAGCCGCGCAGGCTGGGGTCGAAGACGGTTCCGAGCCAGTGGACGATGACGGGCTTGGTTGCCTTGGCCAGGACGCGGCGGTAGACCTCCAGGTAGTCGTCCTCGCTGCGGGCCGCCCCGACGAGGGCGTGCGAGGCCCGCAGAACAGCGGCACTTCCGCAGGACTCGACGAACTCCACCTGTTCGAGGTACGCGTCAATGATCTCGTCGAGGGACGGGGCGATGCTGGTGAGTTGGTCGGTGCCGGCGCCGGAGACGATGGCCCCGCCGGCTTCACGTGCGGCGTCGTTACCGTAGCGGATCAGGTCCTTCGCCTGGGCCCAGTCCAGGCCGCCGGCACCCCGCTCCGAAGTGTCCATGCCCTCTGCGATGCCGATGCCGTAGCTGAAGAGGTGCTTGCGGAAGGCGATGGTTGCCTCCCAGTCGATGGGTGCCAGGATGCCGGGCTGGTACTCGGCCCGGACGTCGGCGACGACGTGGGCAGCAGCATAGACGGACCGGGAGGTGAACGGGGCGGGGTGGCGTTCAAAGACAGCCGGTTCCTGCATGGAGTGAGTGACGAGCGACCCGTCGGCGTTGGGGATCCGGATCGTTGTGTTCAGGGGTGTGATTGTCACGGTTTCGCTTTCTGATTCTGGGCTTGGATGGAGGTGGCTTACCAGGCGGGGTCGGCGCCGGATTTCTGGTCGTCAAGTTCCCGGCCTATGACGCCGTTTTTCTTGAGCCGGGCGATGTTGTCATCGTCGAAGCCTGCCTGGGTGAGGACGGCGTCGTTGTGCTCGCCGAGGGTTGGGGGAAGGAGCCGGACGCGCCCCGGTGTGTCCGAGAGCTTGACGGGCATGCCGACAAGCTTGACGTCACCGACGCCGGGAATCCGGGCTTCCAGCACCATTTCGTTGTGCAGTACCTGCGGATCACTGAACACCTCGGCGTACTCGTTGACCGGGGCCGCGAGAACATCCTCTGCTTCGTACCGGGCAATGAGGTCGTCCCGGTCGTAGCGCAGGCTGGCCTCGCGGATGATCCTCGTTGTTTCCTCGGTGTGCGCGAGCAGCCCTTCGTTGGTCTGGAACCGTTCGTCCAGCACGATGTCCGGTGCCAGGCCGAGGGCTGTCGCACATTGCTGCCACGGGCGGGGGATGTAAAACTCGCCAATGAGGGTCAGCCACTTCCCGTCCCGGCATTGGTAGGTGCCGTACAGGGCGGTGTTGTGCGCGTGTGCGATGCCGGCGGTCGGGCGGGGGTACTCCTGGCCGTGGGTCAGGTAGGTCGTCCCTTCCTGCAGGTGAGAGGCGACGGCGGCGTTGAGGAGGCAGCTGTCAACAACCTGCCCGCGCCCTGTCCGTTCACGCGCGGCCAGGGCGATCATCATGCCCTGCGCGAACTGCATCGAGGCCAGGTAGTCGATCATGAACGTTCCCGAGGGTGTCGGGGGCCCGTCGACGGCGCCGGTCAGTGCCATCAGGCCCGAGATGGCTTGGGCGGCGAGGTCCTGGCCGCGGCGTTGTGCGTAGGGGCCGGTCTGGCCGTAGCCGGATGCGTAGGCGACGATGATGCGCGGGTTGACCTCCGACAGGTCGTCCCAGCCGAGCCCGAGCTTGTCCATGACGCCGGGGCGGAAGTTGCTGGCCACGATGTCGGCGTCTTTGGCCAGGTCCAGGATAAGTTGGCGTCCTTCCGGATTCTTGAGGTCCACGGACAGGGACCGTTTGTTCCGGTTGGTAGCGGACCAATGGGGAGAGTAGCCGTTGATGGTGGGGAACTGCCGGCGGCCGATTTCGCCGGTGCCGATTCGCTCGATCTTGATCACGTCGGCTCCGAAATCGGCCAGCACCTGCGTGGCGCTGGGTCCCTGTTCGAGCTGGGTGAAGTCGAGGATCCGCACGCCTTCGAATGCGTCGGTCATTGCAGGACCTTCCTTCTGTTGTTTCTATCGGTTCGTTGTTTGGGTTGTGCCGGCCGTAGGACCAGGCCGGTCGGCTCGGGGCGGAAGAAGCGGGGTTCCATGTCCCGGATGCCGCGATCAATGTGTGGTGTGAAGGGCAACAGGCCGAGCACGTCGCGTTCGAGATCCACTCCGGGAGCCGTCTCCGTCAGAGTCAGCCCCTGCTCACGAAGTTCGAAAACTGCCCTTTCGGTGACGTAGACGACGCGCTGCCCGTCGCGAATGGCCCGTGACGCCGAGAAGCTGACGGCATCGACGTCGTTGACGAATTTGGGGTAGCGGCCTTCCTGGACGACTTCGAGGTTGCCGTCATGTATCAGCGTCCGCAGTCCGCCGCCCGTGAAGGTTCCGCAAAAGACGACCGTTTTGGCCTTCTGGGAGATGTCGATGAAACCGCCGGGGCCGATGACCGTGTCGCCGGCCTTGGTGACATTGACGTTCCCGTGCCGGTCGATCTGGGCGAAGGCCAGGCCCGCGAAATCGAGGGCGCCCCCGTCATAGAGGTCGAATTGGGCGCTCATGTCGATGATCGCCGTGGGGTCGACGGCGGTCCCCGAGTCCAGTCCGATGCCGGGCACTCCCCCGTAGATACCCTGCTCTATCGTGAAGGTCACGTCGTCGATGAGACCTTCTTCATGCACGACATGGGAGATGCCATTGGCCATGCCGACTCCGAGGTTGGCCAAGGCACCAACCGAAAGCTCCCCTGCCGCCCGGCGGGCCACGATCTTGCGGTGGTCCAGTGCCATCGGGAGGACAACGCCGCCGGCCGGCGGCCGTGTCCCGGTCCGGGACGGGTCCATGTCCGTGATTGGAGTCTGTTTCGGGAAGTCGGTGAGGACGACATGATTGATAAGGACACCCGGTACCCGCACGCTGGCCCCCGGTAGCGTGCCGCGTGGGACGACCCGCTTTACTTCAGCAATCACAACGCCGCCGGAATTGTGCGCTGCCTGGGCGATGGCAAGGTTGTCACTGAAGGCTGCCTCGTCCTCCATGGTCAGGTTGCCGTCTTCATCCGCCACGGAAGCCCTGATCAGGGCCACATCAACGTCAAAGGACGGGTAGTGAAGCCATTCACGGCCGCCAAGTTCGATGACCTCTGACAGGGAACCAATGGTTGAGTCGTTAAGCCGTCCTCCCGCCTGCCGGGGATCGACGTGGGTTTCAAGACCGATGTCCGTGGTGAGGCCGGGACGGCCGGCCGCGATCTCCCGGTAGAGCAGCGAGATCGTGCCTGCCGGCAAGGCGAAAGCCTCCACGGCGCCGTCGGCAATCATGCGCTGTTGCCGCGGGCTAAGGACGAAATGCGAGCCAATGAAGCGGCGGACCAGACCGGGAACGGCCAGGTGGTCGGTTCCGCGTCCGGTGTGGTCGCCCAGGCCCATGACGTGAACGACGGTGAGCCCGTGCGGCGCCCCGTATTGCCGGTGCCGCCGTTCGACGGCGGCCAGGAGACCTTCCGGGACCTGGAGCAGGGACCCGCTGCCGCCGACGACGACCGTGGCGTCGTTGGCTATTAGGGCGGCGGCCTCATCGAGGCGCAGCATCAGGTCGGGGCGTTTCACAGCATCACATCTCCTCCACATACGTGGAGGCATTCGCCCGTTACGTATGCGGCGTCGGGTGAGAGAAGGAAGGAAGTGGCTGCGGCGACGTCTTCCGGCTTGCCGGGGCGCTGGAGCGGCACGGCGGCGATCCGCCTGGCCCTGGCAGCTCCGGGCACCTCTCCGCGGAGGGCGGACAGTGCAACGTCGGCACGCTCCCACAGCTCTGTATCCACGATTCCCGGGGCCACCGCGTTCACGCGGATGCCGCGTGGGGCGAGCTCCACGGCGAAGGACTTCACGAGGCTCAGCACCGCGGCCTTGGAAGCGGAATAGTGCGGGTAGAACGGCCCGGCGAGCCTGCCCTGAATCGAGGCGATCGCAACCACCGAGGGTGCCTCACTGGATCCGGGTTCGGCAGCGTCCATGCTTCGACCGGCGGTTTGCAGCGCGAATAGCAGTCCGCGGGCGTTGACGTCCAGGACGTCGTCCCATTCGTTTTGGGGCAGGTCGATTCCGCGCTGGAATGTCTGGATGCCGGCGTTGCAGACCAGCAGGTCGAAGGTCGTCCCGAACGCTTTGTTTGTGTGCTCGGGGAGTGCGGCCACGCTGTCGGCATCAAGGACGTCGACGTCCGCGGCGGCCGCGGACGGTCCGATGCTGCTCGCTACCTCCTGCGCCTTGGCAACATTCCGGTCGGTGACGAGAACCTGTGCCCCTTCCTCGGCAAGGCGCCGGGCAACGGCGGCTCCGATGCCTTGGCCGCCGCCGGTGACAACGGCGACCCGGCCGGCGTGTCGGGCGCTCACTGGGCTACTCCGGCAGTATTTGCGGTGTGGCTGGCGGCGACGGCGGCCAGGGGTTCCTTGGAGCAGAGCAAGGCCTTCTTTCCCCGCTGCAGGATGTCGCCGCGCTGGTTGACCAGCTGTACGTCGAAGGTGGCAATTGCCTGGCCGGGTTTGCTGCGGCTGTCCCGCAGTTCTTCGATGACGTAGCCGACGAAGATGGTGTCGCCGACGAAGATCGGGTTGACGAAGCGCCAGTCGCCGATCCCGAGGAACGCGATAGCTGTCTGGCGGAGTTCTCCCGTCCGTGCCCACATGAGTCCGTGGGCGTAGGCGAGGCCGAGCATTCCGTGTGCGACGCGCTGGCCGAACTGGCTTGCATCCGCATATACGTCGGAAGTGTGCAGTTCAGAGAAGTCTCCCGTCAGGCCGGCGAAGCCAACCAGGTCAGCGTCGGTGATGGTCCTGCCAGGACTGCGGAATCGCATGCCGACGTGAAGGTCGTCGTAGGTGTAGCCGAGCGGCGTGCTCATGGGGGTACCTCCGTGGAGAATGGTCGAGAGATTTTGTGACGAAAGAGCGGCGCTAGGAAGGCCTGTGGCGCTAAGGTTGGCCCGGTCAGGAAACAGTTGCCGGCAGTGATGACTGCATGAAGGC is from Arthrobacter sp. QXT-31 and encodes:
- a CDS encoding MFS transporter, with product MMLQDQHTTQKVSAGSDRLSPSAVRRVMVASGVGTLIEYYDYALYGYVATIIAPLFFPTQDPVAALLSTLAVFALSYVVRPLGGIVFGWVGDRFGRRKALLITIIGIGLANTAVGLLPTYSLVGILAPILLLIVRLAQGFFAGGEVGGAATVISENAPAGKRARYGAFIPMGTNGGFAIASAAVGIVAGLLSDEALSGWGWRIPFLIGLPLTIICYVVRRKLPDIDRDVKHSGKHAFPLVTALRSDPGALLKAIGIGIAVQGAAYIGSTFIAIYLVANLHYPNRAVFWITAGVTLFAVLLMPFTGRLADRIGVMKVALIGVIGYAVLTYPALALMNLGNLAIATAAYALIMVNMAFLQVASFTLTPRLFPDEVRYTGTALATNLSVLIAGGTAPLAAALLVNLTGDLRSPYYFVLAACVVGLTALLSLRGHAAMDQDKSATD
- a CDS encoding DUF993 family protein, yielding MTITPLNTTIRIPNADGSLVTHSMQEPAVFERHPAPFTSRSVYAAAHVVADVRAEYQPGILAPIDWEATIAFRKHLFSYGIGIAEGMDTSERGAGGLDWAQAKDLIRYGNDAAREAGGAIVSGAGTDQLTSIAPSLDEIIDAYLEQVEFVESCGSAAVLRASHALVGAARSEDDYLEVYRRVLAKATKPVIVHWLGTVFDPSLRGYWGHDDPREAMRVVLTMLAEDPGKVRGVKFSLLDAAFEEEFRSLVPADVEVFTGDDYGYTDLLLGNGKTHSHGLLGVLDPIGPIASQAFAALDKGDENRFREVMNSTIPFAVKMFEPPADRYKTGTVFIAWLSGHQNHFRQVTGREGCRSLQHLTDLFVGADQLGLFPDPDLAAHRMRLLLATAGIE
- a CDS encoding SDR family NAD(P)-dependent oxidoreductase, with translation MSARHAGRVAVVTGGGQGIGAAVARRLAEEGAQVLVTDRNVAKAQEVASSIGPSAAAADVDVLDADSVAALPEHTNKAFGTTFDLLVCNAGIQTFQRGIDLPQNEWDDVLDVNARGLLFALQTAGRSMDAAEPGSSEAPSVVAIASIQGRLAGPFYPHYSASKAAVLSLVKSFAVELAPRGIRVNAVAPGIVDTELWERADVALSALRGEVPGAARARRIAAVPLQRPGKPEDVAAATSFLLSPDAAYVTGECLHVCGGDVML
- a CDS encoding LacI family DNA-binding transcriptional regulator — translated: MAGVTLQTIADKVGVSRMTVSNAFSRPDQLSPALREKIFAVADSLGYTGPDPAARALKRGSTGAFGLLIPSSLPFAFQTQVRTEFLSAVAAELASTGLAMTLLPSTGNEAGTAEVVPARDVAVDGVIVYGCPPGSEAVKCVRARGIPLVYVDQEPVETIPSVNLDNYGGAYSAASHLTDLGHRDVGILTFRTDARSLPRYTESERERGWRDALAAAGVTPVEATVLGDSSDQGLEVARRMLEENPGLTAVLCYSDLIGESVYAAAAATGRRIPFDLSVVGFDDSPTARLLSPPLTTVHQDVFAKGTVAVAAMTTAVRRQRSPGGDKHVILPAPLVVRGSTSAP
- a CDS encoding FadR/GntR family transcriptional regulator, whose translation is MNPTEEWTSFGAIQRAHYSGGSRGLSDSLVGSVLELRTLLEAGAAELAAVRRSENDLDLMRASLLRMEEAEACGDVEALVSEDLVFHKALLQSAGNAFLPGLTREMGYLLQAVRDERFALPAHRRQVIEHHEAVFTAVAKGDSAGARRAMESAPQALTTRAT
- a CDS encoding CaiB/BaiF CoA transferase family protein, which produces MTDAFEGVRILDFTQLEQGPSATQVLADFGADVIKIERIGTGEIGRRQFPTINGYSPHWSATNRNKRSLSVDLKNPEGRQLILDLAKDADIVASNFRPGVMDKLGLGWDDLSEVNPRIIVAYASGYGQTGPYAQRRGQDLAAQAISGLMALTGAVDGPPTPSGTFMIDYLASMQFAQGMMIALAARERTGRGQVVDSCLLNAAVASHLQEGTTYLTHGQEYPRPTAGIAHAHNTALYGTYQCRDGKWLTLIGEFYIPRPWQQCATALGLAPDIVLDERFQTNEGLLAHTEETTRIIREASLRYDRDDLIARYEAEDVLAAPVNEYAEVFSDPQVLHNEMVLEARIPGVGDVKLVGMPVKLSDTPGRVRLLPPTLGEHNDAVLTQAGFDDDNIARLKKNGVIGRELDDQKSGADPAW
- a CDS encoding acyl CoA:acetate/3-ketoacid CoA transferase, giving the protein MKRPDLMLRLDEAAALIANDATVVVGGSGSLLQVPEGLLAAVERRHRQYGAPHGLTVVHVMGLGDHTGRGTDHLAVPGLVRRFIGSHFVLSPRQQRMIADGAVEAFALPAGTISLLYREIAAGRPGLTTDIGLETHVDPRQAGGRLNDSTIGSLSEVIELGGREWLHYPSFDVDVALIRASVADEDGNLTMEDEAAFSDNLAIAQAAHNSGGVVIAEVKRVVPRGTLPGASVRVPGVLINHVVLTDFPKQTPITDMDPSRTGTRPPAGGVVLPMALDHRKIVARRAAGELSVGALANLGVGMANGISHVVHEEGLIDDVTFTIEQGIYGGVPGIGLDSGTAVDPTAIIDMSAQFDLYDGGALDFAGLAFAQIDRHGNVNVTKAGDTVIGPGGFIDISQKAKTVVFCGTFTGGGLRTLIHDGNLEVVQEGRYPKFVNDVDAVSFSASRAIRDGQRVVYVTERAVFELREQGLTLTETAPGVDLERDVLGLLPFTPHIDRGIRDMEPRFFRPEPTGLVLRPAQPKQRTDRNNRRKVLQ
- a CDS encoding MaoC/PaaZ C-terminal domain-containing protein; the protein is MSTPLGYTYDDLHVGMRFRSPGRTITDADLVGFAGLTGDFSELHTSDVYADASQFGQRVAHGMLGLAYAHGLMWARTGELRQTAIAFLGIGDWRFVNPIFVGDTIFVGYVIEELRDSRSKPGQAIATFDVQLVNQRGDILQRGKKALLCSKEPLAAVAASHTANTAGVAQ